CCCAATCGGCCACGTCGGCGCCGTTGGCGACTGCTTCGCCGCCCATCGCCTGGATCTCCGCTACCACATCGTGGGCGGGCCCTTCGGCCGGATCCCCGCCGTCCCGGGAGACGCCCAGGTCGTTCACCACGACCTTCGCCCCCTCGGCGGCGAACGCCAGGGCATGGGCCCTGCCCAGGCCGCGACCGGCACCGGTCACGATCACCACGCGTCCCTCACAACTACCCATCGGCCTGAGCCCTCCGGCCTCGTCCTCCTGGAGATCCGATCGCAACCCTAGGGAGTGGCCGGGAGCAGCCGGCAACCGGACCGAGATGCGTTCCGTAGCACGACGATCTCCTGCCAGCCGTCACCGGGTCAGCCGGCGACCCGCACCTCGCCGACCACCACACCGGCGAGGTTCACCAGTCTCACCGGCGCCGGGTCCCCGAGCCGGCCGTAGCGGGCCAGGAGCCACTCGATGGCGACCTCAGCCGCTCGACGGGCACCGTCGCGGACCTTGAGCGCAAGCCCCAGGCCGTCGGCGGGGAGCACGGCACCGAAGACGCCCTCGGCCCCCGTCTTGACCACCGTGCCGCCGGTGGCCGTGGCGATGATCCGGGTGCACGTACGTACGCTGCCCGCCACGTGGAACGGCTCGCTGCGCATCGCGGAGAGCAGGCGATGGGCCGACGAGCCGTCCGGTTCTGAGCCGAGGGCCGCCCAGCCGGCGGCCAGGCGGTCCAGGGGCATGGCCCAGGCCGGAATGCCGCAGCCGTCCACGCCCGGTTGGACCGTAGTCAGGTCCACGCCACAGGTGCGCTCGATTGACGGGGTCACGTGGTCGGCCTGGAGTGGATGGCCGGGCTCGAGGTAGCCGTC
This is a stretch of genomic DNA from Acidimicrobiales bacterium. It encodes these proteins:
- a CDS encoding asparaginase produces the protein MSGALVVEATRGGRVESLHEVDAVLVDTSGRIVDGWGDTRRQVMPRSAIKPIQALPLVSTGAADAFGLTDVELALACSSHDGERGHVDGVSAWLARLGLDSDALECGAQVPLSESAATALASGGGDPTAIHNNCSGKHVGFLTILRHLGLPLDGYLEPGHPLQADHVTPSIERTCGVDLTTVQPGVDGCGIPAWAMPLDRLAAGWAALGSEPDGSSAHRLLSAMRSEPFHVAGSVRTCTRIIATATGGTVVKTGAEGVFGAVLPADGLGLALKVRDGARRAAEVAIEWLLARYGRLGDPAPVRLVNLAGVVVGEVRVAG